A region of Flocculibacter collagenilyticus DNA encodes the following proteins:
- a CDS encoding type 2 periplasmic-binding domain-containing protein: MNIAGFFKIALFGLAVSAVSGVAVAQQKLSLNSVKKAPSVRVITEHLPPYQVGERERLVGGIVANKVQNALSQVGINVRIEVLPWARAYQLAKTRPNTLLFSVVKTDAREKHFIWLGKIFTTTTYLATYKNKVAVADELKSLQQHTISVKRDDMSLPNI; encoded by the coding sequence ATGAATATTGCAGGTTTTTTCAAAATTGCGTTGTTTGGGCTAGCAGTTTCAGCTGTAAGTGGTGTGGCTGTTGCTCAACAAAAGCTGTCATTAAATAGTGTTAAAAAAGCCCCGTCTGTAAGGGTGATTACAGAGCATTTACCACCCTATCAAGTTGGGGAGCGAGAGCGCTTAGTGGGTGGCATCGTGGCCAATAAGGTACAGAATGCGTTAAGCCAAGTGGGAATTAATGTACGAATTGAAGTATTACCGTGGGCAAGAGCATATCAATTAGCCAAAACACGCCCTAATACACTTTTATTTTCTGTTGTTAAAACGGATGCAAGAGAAAAGCATTTTATTTGGCTGGGTAAAATTTTCACTACCACCACGTATCTCGCCACCTATAAAAACAAGGTAGCGGTTGCCGATGAACTTAAATCATTACAACAACACACAATTTCGGTTAAGCGTGATGATATGTCGTTGCCGAATATTTGA
- a CDS encoding carboxymuconolactone decarboxylase family protein: protein MPLISPLTENHSPDVAELATFFNETLGFCPNSVLTMQRRPDIATAFINLNKAVMKNEGRVTSEQKRLIGYLTSANTGCNYCQAHTILAAERYGSSPERLANIWEFRTSDLYSDAEKAAFEFALAASSVPNAVDETVQQNMNAHWDEGEIVEILGVISLFGYLNRWNDSMATTMEQGAIDAGNQHLSNTPWQRGKHV, encoded by the coding sequence ATGCCACTTATCTCACCCCTTACAGAAAATCACTCACCCGACGTTGCCGAACTAGCTACTTTCTTTAATGAAACGCTGGGTTTCTGTCCAAATAGTGTACTTACCATGCAGCGTAGGCCTGACATTGCCACTGCATTTATTAACCTAAATAAAGCCGTGATGAAAAACGAAGGCCGCGTGACTAGTGAGCAAAAACGTTTAATTGGCTATTTAACCAGTGCGAATACAGGGTGTAATTACTGCCAAGCGCATACCATTTTGGCCGCTGAGCGATATGGGAGCTCACCAGAGCGGTTAGCAAATATCTGGGAATTTCGAACTAGCGACTTATATAGCGATGCAGAAAAAGCTGCATTCGAGTTTGCACTTGCGGCGTCTTCTGTACCAAATGCCGTTGATGAAACTGTTCAGCAAAATATGAATGCGCACTGGGATGAAGGTGAGATTGTAGAGATATTGGGTGTAATATCTTTATTTGGCTATCTAAACCGTTGGAATGATTCGATGGCGACGACTATGGAACAAGGCGCAATTGATGCTGGTAACCAGCATTTAAGTAATACACCATGGCAACGCGGTAAACATGTATAA